The Flavobacterium jumunjinense genome includes a region encoding these proteins:
- a CDS encoding bifunctional riboflavin kinase/FAD synthetase: protein MSKIKILTFAINILPLKIYNSINSFSNKRKTVITIGTFDGVHLGHQKVLSKLKISASEKNAESILLTFFPHPRMVLQQDLDIKLLNTIEEKKNLISKFGVDNLIIHPFDLDFSRLTAEEFVKNILVDQLNICKIIIGYDHRFGRNRTATITDLIAFGEEYNFDVEQITAKEIDEISISSTKIRNALLEGDIETANNFLGNPYSIDGIIVEGKKIGRTLNFPTANIKVSESYKLIPKNGAYIVSIEISDKEYFGMMNIGTNPTVSEGEQSIEVHIFDFNETIYGKNVKVNLLERIRDEKKYDSLDDLKEQLILDKKTSIEKIIKYQ, encoded by the coding sequence TAATAACTATCGGTACATTTGATGGTGTACACCTAGGTCATCAAAAAGTATTAAGTAAACTAAAAATTTCAGCATCTGAAAAAAATGCAGAAAGTATATTGTTGACTTTTTTTCCACACCCAAGAATGGTTCTTCAACAAGATTTAGACATAAAACTTCTAAATACTATTGAAGAAAAAAAGAATCTTATATCTAAATTCGGAGTAGATAATCTTATTATCCATCCTTTTGATTTAGATTTCTCAAGACTTACAGCAGAAGAATTCGTAAAAAACATACTTGTAGACCAATTGAATATTTGCAAAATAATAATTGGTTACGATCATCGTTTTGGAAGAAATAGGACAGCAACAATTACTGACTTAATTGCTTTTGGAGAAGAATACAATTTTGATGTTGAGCAAATTACAGCAAAAGAAATCGATGAAATTTCAATTAGTTCAACAAAAATAAGAAATGCTTTATTAGAAGGGGATATTGAAACTGCAAATAATTTTCTAGGAAATCCATATTCGATAGACGGAATTATAGTTGAAGGAAAAAAAATTGGTAGAACATTAAATTTTCCAACAGCAAATATAAAGGTTTCTGAAAGCTATAAATTAATTCCGAAAAATGGTGCCTATATTGTTTCTATAGAAATATCAGATAAAGAATACTTTGGGATGATGAATATTGGTACAAATCCAACAGTTTCAGAAGGCGAACAAAGTATAGAGGTACATATTTTTGATTTTAATGAAACTATTTATGGTAAAAATGTAAAAGTAAATCTATTAGAACGAATTAGAGATGAAAAAAAATATGATTCTTTAGATGATTTAAAAGAACAGCTTATACTTGATAAAAAAACATCTATTGAAAAAATAATAAAATACCAATGA